Genomic window (Chryseobacterium bernardetii):
ATAGAAAGACCTGCAACAGAATTTTTCACCGGTGGATTCAGACCTCTGAATGTTTTGGGAGAATCATGGATCGGACGCGTATTTACGTATGCTGAAGATGAAGAAATTCCTTTGGATAAAAATGGAGATCCGATGATGCCACTTATCCAGTTTTATCTTCCCAACCAGCCTTTTGTACCCGAACTGATAAAAGATAAAAAATTAATAACAGTATTTATCTCTCAGGATTTTCCGGAAACTTTTGAAAAAATGGGTGACAATTGGCTCATCAGGGAATACAATAATCTTGAAGATATTGTCATTAAAGATTTACAAAGTCCTGTTTCTTATTTAAAACCATTCCCACTGCGCTCTCAGCTATACACTAACGACGCACCTTTATGGGATGGCGGCGGAATTGAAGATATAGATTATAATTTGATTTCTGAAATTGTCAAACTTGAAAGAGAAGGACATTTCGACAGCTATTTTCAAATTATTAAGCATTGTTACAGCACTAAACTGGGTGGTTATCCCTCATTCTGCCAACCGGGTATCGGATTTAAGGACAGTTTTGGAAAAGGTTTTGAATTTGTTTTCCAGGTTTCTTCAGATGGCAAGGCTAATTTGAATGTGATTGACAGTGGCAGTTTTATGTTTGCCAAGAATAAAGAGACCGGAGAATGGAGCTTGTATTATGATTTTTATTAAAATGAGACTGGAAGTTACAGTTGGGGGAAAGTCACTAATCCACCTCTTTCAAACGAAATAAAAAACCCGCGCCTCCTGACGCGGGTTTCCTATATAAAATTCAATATATTAGAATTTAAGATCTCCATTCACTTCTCTTACTGCATTAGCAGCTTCAGCGAATTTCAATTGCTCTTCAGCAGTCAGCGTTACGTTTACAATTGATTCTACTCCGTTTGCTCCGATGATGGCAGGAACACCCAGGCAGATATCATTTTGACCGTATTCACCTTCAAGCATTAATGAACAAGGGATCATTTTCTTCTGGTCACAAGCAATAGCCTGAACCATTACAGAAACAGCTGCACCTGGTGCATACCAGGCAGAAGTTCCTAATAGCTTAGTAAGAGTAGCACCTCCAACTTTAGTTTCTTCGATTACATATTTTTGCTGTTCATCGTTTAAGAACTCAGTTACAGGAACACCATTTCTTGTAGCTTTGCTCAATAATGGAAGCATACCTGTATCACTGTGGGCAGCGATTACCATACCGTCTACATCAGAAATTGGAGCTTCTAATGCTTCAGCCAATCTGTATTTAAATCTTGCAGAGTCTAGCGCACCACCCATTCCGATGATTTTGTGTTTAGGAAGACCTGAAGTTTTGTGTACTAAATAAGCCATTGTATCCATTGGGTTAGAAACCACAATGATGATTACTTCCGGAGAATGTTTTACTAAGTTTTCAGTAACGTCTTTCACGATACCTGCATTGATACCGATTAGTTCTTCTCTTGTCATTCCAGGTTTTCTAGGAATCCCTGAAGTGATTACGGCTACATGAGAACCTGCAGTTTTGCTGTAATCTCCTGTTGTTCCGGTAATTTTTGTATCGAATCCGTTAAGCGATGCTGTCTGCATCAAATCCATTGCCTTACCTTCAGCAAACCCTTCTTTAATATCTACCAAAACTACTTCTGAACAGAAGTTCTTCATTGCGATGTATTCTGCACAGCTTGCTCCTACAGCGCCTGCACCTACTACAGTTACTTTCATATTGTTACTTTTTTAATTATTTATTTGTTTAGTTACTATTTAAATTTGAAACTTCCCAAATTTAATAAATCCTGAAAAAATGCGCAATTTTTCAGAAATTTTATTAGAATTAAAAGAAATTAGTTGACATTCAGCAAAAAGGTATACAGCTTTTTCGCACCGGAAAGCACCTCATCATACTTCTCCTCTGCTACTTCAGTATCCAGGACCTCCTTAAAATTCTTCCACATAGGCCCTGTATTCTCCTGGTAACATCCGAAAAAGTTAAAAGTAACAGCATCAAAACCTTCCGTTTTAGAAAGCTGTTTAGCAATCACATTTCCACCCAGTGTGGAGCCTTCAATCACATACATTGCTCCCAGAGCTTCATGTTCATTTTCAAATTCAAGTTGGTGGGATGCCGGCTGGTTTTTCAAAGCAAGGCTTTCAAGATCTTTTTCTATAAGAGAAAGCTTCTTTCTTTCTGCAAGCTGAAGTTTATCACCATACTTAGCAGAAAGGCTGCCGAATATTTTATCTTCACTGTGAAGAAGCATCAGATAATTGGTATGGATGATCTTTTTATAATCTTCTAACGTGAAGGTTTTATTAAAAATCTTTTCAGAATTAAAAAGCTTCTCCGCTGCATCGTGATAGTCTGCTGTATTTTGTTTTAGATATTCTGATACCATAATAACGTTTTAAAAGTTTATCAAATGTAAGGCTTTTTGAACGTTAAAATGAATGAAGTACCCTCTTTATTACTCTCATAATCTATATTTCCGCCTATTCTCTTCATGATGCGGTGAACAATAGACAAGCCTACTCCATTCCCTTTGAACTTCTTCGCATTATCCATCCTGTTAAAAATTTTAAACATCTTGTGTTTTTCCTCTTCAGGAATACCAATTCCGTTGTCTGAAATCCTGTACACAATAGTTTGTCCATCTTCCGTTCCCTCAATTTCCACCTTAGGCTTCTCCTTATGAGAAGAATATTTTACTGCATTATTGATGATATTCAGGAATACCTGATGGAGCATTGTTTTATCTGCCAATACATCCGGGCATTCCTTAATGGTAATTTCACTTTTTGGACTTCCATAGGTGATCTTCGCATTGTCTGAGATCTTTTGAATCGTATTATTCGTTTTCAAAGTTTCAAGCTGTATCTCGCTATGCTTTGCCCGGCTGAGCTGTAATACATCCTGCATCATTTCAGCCATACTGTCGATTTCCTCAATAATGGTATTGATCTTTGTTTTACTTTTCTCAGAACCATCAGCAAGATTTCCCAAAAGCATCTGGGCATTCAGTTTCATAACGGTTAAAGGAGTTCCCAGATCGTGAGAAATGGTGTAAGAAAAACTGTCGAGTTCCTCATTTACCTTTTTAAGCTCATCATTAAGCCTTTTAATCGCATTATAATTCTTATGGGATGTTTCCAAAATAAGATCTCTCACAGCCTGTACTGCGCTCACATTTCTTGAATTCCATCTTTTGGAATGCCCTTTAATATTTTCTGTAAAAATGCGGAATGAAGTTCTTGGGGAAATCATTTGCCTGTCTTTTCCGTTTTGGGAAAATACACCTATTTTCTTTTCCGGATTTCCAGCCCAGTCAATATGCTCATCAAATTCTTTACGGAACCAGATCAGCATCTCATTTTTATCCCTTTCAATGAAATAAATGATAATTCCGGCTGCATTTTCAGACAGTTCCAGTTCCTCACCGTGGTTTTTAAGGAAACTTCTATTCACATAAATTCTGTCACTAGTATTTTCCAGTGTCCAGTTTACAATCCTGCTGATGCAACCGGCTGTTGGAGCTTCACCTTCAATAATTATATTTTCATCAGAAACAATGGCAAGACCGTCTGCTTCCGGCAAACTCATGATCTCTTTTTTACTTTCCAGGAGAGAATCAAACAGGTTATTATGTTTTAAAAATTTCGTTTTAAGCTGAGAAATTCTTTCATTCAGCTCAAGACGATAATTCAGTTCATTTTTGGATTTAAAAGAGGAATAGGCATTGGCAGCCAATGCTGTAAAAATCCCTGCCTGTACCCTGTCTTCAAGGTCAATATGTTTAGGTGCCACATTCTGACAGGTCACTAAGCCCCAAAGATGGTTATCAATAATAATTGACACACTGAAGCTGGAAGAGACTCCTGAATTTTTAAGATACTGACCATGAACGGGAGACATAGCCCGTGATGCCGCAAGGCTCAGGTCAATATTTTTAATGGTTTTACTGATAATTGGGACGGTTTCTTCGTAAACATTACTGAAGATTCTTTTTCTTTTTTTCAGATAAAGTTCTCTTGCCTGCTTCGGAATATCAGATTCAGGATAATGAAGCCCGAGAAAACTTTCCATTTCTTCATTCTTCTTCTCGGCAATCACCTTTCCGGAGCCATCCATCATAAACTTGTAAACCATGGTGCGGTCATAATTTACGACCTTAGAAAGCGTTTCCAGAAGATGATTCCAAAGTTCCTGTTCATCATCAATCACATAAAAGTTATCATATTTATTGGAAATCCGCTTATCAGGATTAATTAAAACTTCCTCAAACTCCAGAAAAATAGATCCGCTGCTTCTGAAAACAGAAAAATGATATTCTTTTTTATCAATAAAAATCTTATCAAAATACGTTTCATTCTCCCGTCTGGTGTAACGTTCCAGGGAAGTATAAATATCCGAATCAATAATATTCTGAAAACTTTCCGGGAAATCCGTAAGCTTACTACCAAATACCCCTTCCAGGTTTCCGATTTCAAAAATATCCGATATATTCCTGCTGAAAAAAGTAATGGAATGAGATACTGCATCAATGCCAATCAGATAACCAAAACTTTGAATAGAGCCTGGAATATGGATAGGTTCTTCGTGACATTCTACAAAATTCATATCTCTTTCAGTCTATCTATCAAAGATAGTTCTTTTTTTGAACTGTCTTCAATAGTGTGGTATTTAATTTTCAGGCTCTTTGTGGGGCAGTATATAGCAAAAACTGACGTTTTTTTTCATTGAAAAATTATCCATTTTCAACCGTTTTTCCTATGAAATTTCTAAAATATACGAAAATTTTCTCAACAATAGTGTTTTTAACCATTAAACTATGATTCATAACATGAAATGCAGTTAATCACCTAAAATAATTATGTTATTTAAACAAATTTAACTAATTTTATATCACCGAATAATGAATACAGCTATAAAACAATTGAATTATTCACAATAATTTCAATATAAATTTTAAATTCAAATAATACTATTATGAAAAAGTTCCCATTAATTTTATTTTCTCTTGTTCTTTCCATAGGATTATGGAATCCGTCAGAAGCGTGTACCCGTGTTGTCTACAAAGGCCCGCAAAATACGATTCTTACAGCCCGATCTATGGACTGGCGTGATGAGATTCCTGCCAATCTTTGGGTTTTTCCAAAAGGAATAGACCGCAATGGCCAAACAGGTCCTAAATCTGTAAAATGGACTTCTAAATACGGAAGCATCATCAGTTCCAGTTGGGATATAGCTTCTGCTGACGGAATGAATGAAAAAGGACTGGTAGCGAATATGCTATGGTTAGGAGAGTCTCAATATCCTAAATTTGATCCTAAAGGAGGAAAAAAAGGCATTGCCATCTCTTTATGGGCACAATATTACCTTGATAACTTCTCCACTGTAAAAGAAGCCGTAGAATTTTCAAGAAAAGAACCATTCGTGATTGTAAGTGATTATATCCCGGGTACAGAAAGATTTACAACGATTCACCTTTCCATTTCCGATGCTTCAGGAGACAACGCGGTCTTTGAGTACATTAACGGAAAGCTTGTGATTCATCATGATCCGTCTTACACAGTAATGACCAATTCTCCTATTTTCGATGAACAGCTTGCTCTTAACAATTACTGGAAAGGCATTCCGGGAACAGTGATGCTTCCGGGAACCAACCGTGCTGCTGATCGTTTCGTAAGAGCTTCTTACTATATTGATGCCATTCCGAAAACGGCTGACACCCGTACTGCTGTAGCCAGCGTATTCAGTGTCATCAGAAACTGCTCTGTTCCATACGGAATTTCTTCCCCTACTGAACCTAATATATCTTCAACCAGATGGCGTTCTGTTTCGGATCAGAAGAATCTGGTATATTATTTTGAAACTGTTTTTACTCCCAATACATTCTGGGTAGATCTTAAAGATTTTGACCTGAGTACAAAAGGCAAAGTAATGAAACTGGATTTAAGTAATTACCAAACCTATAACGGTAAAGCAAATGCCAGTTTCAAAGAAACTCCATCTTTCAAATTCTTAGGTTTAGAATAAAGATTTAGTCTTAAGTGTTTCTTTGTGAAGAAATACCGGGAAACACTTAAGGTTTTGTAAATTCTGGATCATTACATTCAGAATGAGATAAAGATCATTCCTCCCTCTGAAAGATAGAAACCGGAGATTTAACGGAAAGATTTAAGCAAAAAGTTTTTATCATTATATGAGGTACGTACAGTACATACTCTCAGCTTTTCAAGGATAGAGACAGAGACTTTTATGCTTACATAAAAATTCAAAAAAGCAAAAATTAAACAAATAGATATGGCCTTTTTTTCATTAAAAAAGAGAAGCTTGATCCTGTGCGTACTTATGGGCTGGTTTTCAGCGAATGCACAGATACAGGATTCTCTACAGACCACACCAAAACCACAGGAAGAAGATGTAAAATATCCCCAGCTTCAGATCAAAGGCCTTTTCCAGGCGCGTTATCTGGTAGGGATGAGCAAGGATGTTGATGTAAATGGCCTTCATCATTCTGACGGATCAGGAACCGATAATAATTTCATGCTGAAATACATGAGGGTTCAGGTAAGAGCACAGATCAGTAAACGTACAGAAGTTGTAGTACTGGCGAACCTTGCTGATTTTAAAAATGATCCTAAAAGCAGAGTGCTTGAAAATGCTTACCTTAAATATACTTTCAATCCAAAATTAGCGATCACGGTTGGGCAGTTCAGGCCATGGTTCGGCATTGAAGAGACTTATCCTATTGATATTATTAAATCTTTAGACTGGTCTAATCAGTATACGGAATTCGGAAAACTAGGCTGGACAAGCTTTCAGATCGGAATGTCTGCTACAGGACAGCTTCAGCTGGGAGAAATTCCTTTCCAATATGCAGTTTCAGTGGTCAACGGAAACGGAAAGAATCAGATCAATGATAATGATAACGGAAAACAGTATTCTACCCGTCTTGTCTTCGGATTATCTAAAAAATACAATTTCAATGTAGGCCTGAATGGGGGTATCGGGGAAGTTTTCAGTAAAAAAGTATATGCACTGGGAGTAGACCTGAGTTCACTGATTCAGTTTGATCCTAAATGGAGCCTCGATATGCAACTGGAGGCTAAACAGGCAACCAACCATGTCCTGTACAACTCTATCGCTCCTGAAATAAGACCTGATAATCCGGATCAGTATCTGATTCGCGGGGTTTATTTCCTTCCGAATCTGAGATATGAGATCAACCACAAAAACCTCAGTGCTTTCGAGCTGTCCTGCCGGTATGAATATCTGGATACCAACTTCAGAATGGCATCCAATCCAAGACAGACCATTACCCCAATGGTTGGGCTTGAGTTCCTTAAAAACTATGGGGCAAGAATTCAGCTGGGTGTGCAGTTTGACCGCTACAAATATCAGGTAGAAAACACCAATCAATACAATAATAACCTGTTCATTGTGCAGGTACAGAGCAGATTTTAAGGATTAAATAGAATATCATGAAAGAAATTAATATCAAAAACGTTGCGATCACATTTGTCGTTGCGTTAATCATCTGGTTCATCCCGGCACCCGAAGGGGTTACCCAGAATGCATGGCACTTGTTTGCCATTTTTGCAGCAACTATTTTAGGAATTATTCTAAAAGCCGCACCTATGGGAACGATGTGTATGATGGCGATCGGATTTACAGCCCTTACACAAGTTGTAGCTCCCGGAGATGCAGGAAAATCAATTACCAAAGCACTTTCCGGGTTTGGAGATAAAGTGATCTGGCTGATCGGGATTTCATTCTTTATTGCCAGAGGATTTATAAAAACAGGACTTGGAAACCGTATTGCTTTTTTATTTATCAGGGTTTTCGGTAAAAGTTCATTGGGGTTAGCTTACGGATTAGGGCTGGCAGACGTATGCCTGGCTCCTGCTATTCCAAGTAATACCGCAAGAGGCGGAGGAATTATCTACCCCATCATGAAATCTATGGCCATAAGTTTTGATTCCGTTCCTGAGAAACCGGAAACCCATAGAAAACTGGGTTCATTCTTAACATTGAACAGTTACTATATGAACCTCATCGCTTCTTCTATGTTCTTAACCGGAACGGCAAGCAACCCGATGTGTCAGAAGTTTGCAGCCAACCTTGGAATTGATATCACATGGATGTCATGGGCCGCAGCAGGTTTCGTTCCCGGATTAGTAGCATTCTTTGTAGTTCCTTTGGTTCTATATAAATTATATCCGCCTGAGCTGAAAAAAACCGGAGATGCACCGAAAATGGCTACCCAGAAGCTAAAAGAAATGGGACCTATTTCCAGAAATGAATGGTTAATGCTTTTAGCTTTCTTTATCCTTTTATTCCTCTGGATCTTCGGAGGAGCACTTTCTATTGATGCCACTACTACGGCATTCATCGGATTAACTTTATTGTTATTAACCTCAGTATTAACCTGGGAAGATGTAAAAGGTGAAAAAGGAGCCTGGGACACTATCGTCTGGTTCGCTGTTTTAGTAATGATGGCAAGTTCATTAAATGAACTAGGCTTCATTGGATGGTTCAGTAACCTTATCAAAGTTCAGATCGGTGGATTGAGCTGGCAGGTAGCTTTTCCGGTTATTATCATAGTCTATTTCTTCAGTCATTATATTTTCGCCAGTGCCACTGCTCACGTAGCGGCTATGTATGCAGCTCTTTTGGGAGTTGGTGTTTCTTTAGGAATTCCACCTATGCTTTTAGCCATGATGCTTGGTTTCATGGGGTCAATTTATGGGGTGCTTACTCACTATGGACACGGTCCGGCACCGGTATTCTTCGGCAGCGGCTATGTAGATCTGAAAGTCTGGTGGCTTCGAGGCCTTGAAATAGGAATTGTGCTTTTAATCATCTATATGGTTGTAGGAGGTCTATGGATGAAAGTTTTAGGATATTATTAATTATTAAATCAACTCTATGTTATCAACATTGTCAAGAAAAATGCTGATGTGCCTTACAGGACTCTTTTTGGGATTCTTCCTGTTGATTCATTTCCTTGGAAATCTTCAGCTTTTTCTCCCTCAGGAGCAGGCTCACCTTCAATTCAATGCCTATTCGCATTTTTTATCAGGAAATATCATTATCAAAATAGTTTCTTACATTTTGTATGCAAGTATCATTCTTCATGCTGTAGATGGGCTGGTAATCACCCTGAAAAATAAAAAATCCGGCGGCAGTTACCAGTCGGACAGACGTGGAAGAGCCAGCAAATGGGCATCCAGAAATATGGGTATCCTTGGAACTATCATCCTGATATTTCTGGTAATTCATTTTCAGAACTTCTGGTATGTTTATAAATTCGGAAATCCACCTTTGGATGAAAATGGAAATAAAGACTTGTATATTTTGGTGGTAACCGTATTTAAAGAATGGTGGTATGTAGTAGTTTATGTTCTTTCTATGATCGCTTTATGCTATCACCTGATCCACGGATTGTACAGCTCTGTGAGAACACTTGGATTATACCATCCAAAGTTTGTGAAATGGGTTAAAATTGCCGGAACGGCTTACTCTGTCATTATCAGTTTAGGTTTTGCCCTGATGCCTGTTTATGTATTCTTTACCTATCATTAAAAAGACCTCATCATGATTTTAGATTCAAAAATACCACAAGGTCCGTTGGAACAGAAATGGGCCTATTATAAAAAGAAAGCCAAGCTTGTGAACCCGGCCAACCGCAAAAAGCTTGATGTGATTGTTGTAGGAACAGGTCTTGCAGGAAGTTCCGTTGCCGCTTCTTTAGGAGAAATGGGCTATAATGTAAAAGCATTCTGTTTTCAGGACAGCCCGAGAAGAGCACACTCCGTAGCAGCTCAAGGTGGAGTAAATGCTGCCAAAAATTATAAAAATGACGGTGACAGTGTTTACAGAATGTTTGTAGATACCTTGAAAGGAGGAGATTTCAGAGCCCGTGAAGCCAACGTTTACCGAATGGCAGAATGCTCTTTAAACCTCATCGATCAGGCCGTAGCACAAGGTGTTCCTTTCGGGCGTGAATATGGTGGCTACCTTAATAACCGATCTTTTGGCGGCGTTCAGGTGAGCCGTACCTTCTATGCGAGGGGACAGACCGGGCAACAATTGCTTCTGGGAGCCTATCAGGCCTTAATGAGACAGGTGGGTAAAGGCTCCGTACAGTTATTTTCAAGACATGAAATGCTTGACTTAGTTACCATTGACGGAAAGGCGAAAGGAATTATCGTAAGAAATTTAGATACCGGAGAAATTGAAAGACATGCCGCCCATACTGTAATATTAGCGACCGGAGGCTACGGAAAAATTTATTATCTGTCTACATTGGCTATGGGGTGTAATGGTTCCGCTATCTGGAGAGCCCATAAAAAAGGAGCTTTAATGGCTTCCCCAAGTTGGATTCAGGTACACCCTACTTCCCTTCCGCAATCCGGAGATTATCAATCCAAATTAACATTGATGTCCGAATCATTGCGTAATGACGGAAGAATCTGGGTTCCTTTAAAACAGGATGAAAAGAGAGCTCCTAATGATATCCCGGAAAACGAGAGAGACTACTATCTGGAAAGAAGGTATCCTGCTTTCGGAAATTTAGCTCCAAGAGATATTTCATCCCGCGCTGCAAAAGAAAGAATTGATGCCGGATTTGGAATTGGTCCTTTGAAAAATGCAGTGTATCTTGATTTCTCTAAAGCCATTAAAGAACAGGGGAAAGATAAGATCAAGGAAAAATATGGAAATTTATTTGATATGTATCTTAAGATCACCGGTTATGACGCTTACAAAGAACCAATGATGATCTCTCCTTCTGCCCACTTTTCCATGGGAGGACTTTGGGTTGATTATGAACTGATGACCACTGTTCCGGGATTATTTGCCTTGGGAGAAGCAAATTTTGCAGATCATGGAGCCAACAGATTGGGGGCAAACTCTCTTCTACAGGCTTCTGTTGACGGATA
Coding sequences:
- a CDS encoding YwqG family protein, whose amino-acid sequence is MTKIDLRIQEIKDQIERPATEFFTGGFRPLNVLGESWIGRVFTYAEDEEIPLDKNGDPMMPLIQFYLPNQPFVPELIKDKKLITVFISQDFPETFEKMGDNWLIREYNNLEDIVIKDLQSPVSYLKPFPLRSQLYTNDAPLWDGGGIEDIDYNLISEIVKLEREGHFDSYFQIIKHCYSTKLGGYPSFCQPGIGFKDSFGKGFEFVFQVSSDGKANLNVIDSGSFMFAKNKETGEWSLYYDFY
- a CDS encoding malate dehydrogenase; amino-acid sequence: MKVTVVGAGAVGASCAEYIAMKNFCSEVVLVDIKEGFAEGKAMDLMQTASLNGFDTKITGTTGDYSKTAGSHVAVITSGIPRKPGMTREELIGINAGIVKDVTENLVKHSPEVIIIVVSNPMDTMAYLVHKTSGLPKHKIIGMGGALDSARFKYRLAEALEAPISDVDGMVIAAHSDTGMLPLLSKATRNGVPVTEFLNDEQQKYVIEETKVGGATLTKLLGTSAWYAPGAAVSVMVQAIACDQKKMIPCSLMLEGEYGQNDICLGVPAIIGANGVESIVNVTLTAEEQLKFAEAANAVREVNGDLKF
- a CDS encoding biliverdin-producing heme oxygenase; translation: MVSEYLKQNTADYHDAAEKLFNSEKIFNKTFTLEDYKKIIHTNYLMLLHSEDKIFGSLSAKYGDKLQLAERKKLSLIEKDLESLALKNQPASHQLEFENEHEALGAMYVIEGSTLGGNVIAKQLSKTEGFDAVTFNFFGCYQENTGPMWKNFKEVLDTEVAEEKYDEVLSGAKKLYTFLLNVN
- a CDS encoding ATP-binding protein codes for the protein MNFVECHEEPIHIPGSIQSFGYLIGIDAVSHSITFFSRNISDIFEIGNLEGVFGSKLTDFPESFQNIIDSDIYTSLERYTRRENETYFDKIFIDKKEYHFSVFRSSGSIFLEFEEVLINPDKRISNKYDNFYVIDDEQELWNHLLETLSKVVNYDRTMVYKFMMDGSGKVIAEKKNEEMESFLGLHYPESDIPKQARELYLKKRKRIFSNVYEETVPIISKTIKNIDLSLAASRAMSPVHGQYLKNSGVSSSFSVSIIIDNHLWGLVTCQNVAPKHIDLEDRVQAGIFTALAANAYSSFKSKNELNYRLELNERISQLKTKFLKHNNLFDSLLESKKEIMSLPEADGLAIVSDENIIIEGEAPTAGCISRIVNWTLENTSDRIYVNRSFLKNHGEELELSENAAGIIIYFIERDKNEMLIWFRKEFDEHIDWAGNPEKKIGVFSQNGKDRQMISPRTSFRIFTENIKGHSKRWNSRNVSAVQAVRDLILETSHKNYNAIKRLNDELKKVNEELDSFSYTISHDLGTPLTVMKLNAQMLLGNLADGSEKSKTKINTIIEEIDSMAEMMQDVLQLSRAKHSEIQLETLKTNNTIQKISDNAKITYGSPKSEITIKECPDVLADKTMLHQVFLNIINNAVKYSSHKEKPKVEIEGTEDGQTIVYRISDNGIGIPEEEKHKMFKIFNRMDNAKKFKGNGVGLSIVHRIMKRIGGNIDYESNKEGTSFILTFKKPYI
- a CDS encoding linear amide C-N hydrolase — its product is MKKFPLILFSLVLSIGLWNPSEACTRVVYKGPQNTILTARSMDWRDEIPANLWVFPKGIDRNGQTGPKSVKWTSKYGSIISSSWDIASADGMNEKGLVANMLWLGESQYPKFDPKGGKKGIAISLWAQYYLDNFSTVKEAVEFSRKEPFVIVSDYIPGTERFTTIHLSISDASGDNAVFEYINGKLVIHHDPSYTVMTNSPIFDEQLALNNYWKGIPGTVMLPGTNRAADRFVRASYYIDAIPKTADTRTAVASVFSVIRNCSVPYGISSPTEPNISSTRWRSVSDQKNLVYYFETVFTPNTFWVDLKDFDLSTKGKVMKLDLSNYQTYNGKANASFKETPSFKFLGLE
- a CDS encoding porin codes for the protein MAFFSLKKRSLILCVLMGWFSANAQIQDSLQTTPKPQEEDVKYPQLQIKGLFQARYLVGMSKDVDVNGLHHSDGSGTDNNFMLKYMRVQVRAQISKRTEVVVLANLADFKNDPKSRVLENAYLKYTFNPKLAITVGQFRPWFGIEETYPIDIIKSLDWSNQYTEFGKLGWTSFQIGMSATGQLQLGEIPFQYAVSVVNGNGKNQINDNDNGKQYSTRLVFGLSKKYNFNVGLNGGIGEVFSKKVYALGVDLSSLIQFDPKWSLDMQLEAKQATNHVLYNSIAPEIRPDNPDQYLIRGVYFLPNLRYEINHKNLSAFELSCRYEYLDTNFRMASNPRQTITPMVGLEFLKNYGARIQLGVQFDRYKYQVENTNQYNNNLFIVQVQSRF
- a CDS encoding anion permease, whose product is MKEINIKNVAITFVVALIIWFIPAPEGVTQNAWHLFAIFAATILGIILKAAPMGTMCMMAIGFTALTQVVAPGDAGKSITKALSGFGDKVIWLIGISFFIARGFIKTGLGNRIAFLFIRVFGKSSLGLAYGLGLADVCLAPAIPSNTARGGGIIYPIMKSMAISFDSVPEKPETHRKLGSFLTLNSYYMNLIASSMFLTGTASNPMCQKFAANLGIDITWMSWAAAGFVPGLVAFFVVPLVLYKLYPPELKKTGDAPKMATQKLKEMGPISRNEWLMLLAFFILLFLWIFGGALSIDATTTAFIGLTLLLLTSVLTWEDVKGEKGAWDTIVWFAVLVMMASSLNELGFIGWFSNLIKVQIGGLSWQVAFPVIIIVYFFSHYIFASATAHVAAMYAALLGVGVSLGIPPMLLAMMLGFMGSIYGVLTHYGHGPAPVFFGSGYVDLKVWWLRGLEIGIVLLIIYMVVGGLWMKVLGYY
- a CDS encoding succinate dehydrogenase cytochrome b subunit, whose protein sequence is MLSTLSRKMLMCLTGLFLGFFLLIHFLGNLQLFLPQEQAHLQFNAYSHFLSGNIIIKIVSYILYASIILHAVDGLVITLKNKKSGGSYQSDRRGRASKWASRNMGILGTIILIFLVIHFQNFWYVYKFGNPPLDENGNKDLYILVVTVFKEWWYVVVYVLSMIALCYHLIHGLYSSVRTLGLYHPKFVKWVKIAGTAYSVIISLGFALMPVYVFFTYH
- a CDS encoding fumarate reductase/succinate dehydrogenase flavoprotein subunit, with translation MILDSKIPQGPLEQKWAYYKKKAKLVNPANRKKLDVIVVGTGLAGSSVAASLGEMGYNVKAFCFQDSPRRAHSVAAQGGVNAAKNYKNDGDSVYRMFVDTLKGGDFRAREANVYRMAECSLNLIDQAVAQGVPFGREYGGYLNNRSFGGVQVSRTFYARGQTGQQLLLGAYQALMRQVGKGSVQLFSRHEMLDLVTIDGKAKGIIVRNLDTGEIERHAAHTVILATGGYGKIYYLSTLAMGCNGSAIWRAHKKGALMASPSWIQVHPTSLPQSGDYQSKLTLMSESLRNDGRIWVPLKQDEKRAPNDIPENERDYYLERRYPAFGNLAPRDISSRAAKERIDAGFGIGPLKNAVYLDFSKAIKEQGKDKIKEKYGNLFDMYLKITGYDAYKEPMMISPSAHFSMGGLWVDYELMTTVPGLFALGEANFADHGANRLGANSLLQASVDGYFIAPYTIANYLADEIHTGKISPDAPEFEQAENAVKKQIQDLINIKGTKTVDYFHKTLGKLLYDYCGLARNEEGLKYAIQEIRKLKQEFYKDVRVSGQGNTMNAELEKAGRVADYFEIGELMCYDALTRNESCGAHFREEYQTQDGEAMRNDAEYQFISAWAWTGENGEPELIKEPLIFEEIQPTVRSYK